The DNA segment GAGCAGGTCGCTCAGAACCGCCTCGTTCTCCTCGGGAGCGTACGAACAGGTGGAGTAGACGAGGCGCCCACCGGGCCGGAGCAGCTCGGCGGCCCGGGCCGCGAGACGCCGCTGGAGCGCCGCGGCGCGCGCGAGCCCCTCCTCGCCCGTCGGAGCGTAACGAGGGGACGGCACGCGGAACGTCCCTTCGCCGGTGCAGGGGGCATCGAGAAGGATGGCATCGAACCCCCCCGCGGCGGGAAAGGTCGCGCCGTCCTGCCGGACGGCCGCGGCGCAGGTGACCGCGTGACGCGCCAGCACCTGAACGAGGAGCCCGACCCGACCCGGCGACTTGTCGGCGGCGATCAGCCGCGCGCGATCGCCGGCCAGCGCCGCGAGGAGCGCCGTCTTGCCGCCCGGCGCCGCGCAGACGTCGAGCACGTCCTCACCGGGTGAGGGTGCGAGCGCGAGGGGCGGAAGCGAACTCACCGCCCCCTGGGGGAAGGCGAAGCCGTACTGCACCTCCGGCAGCGAACCGGCTCCCGCCTCGGTGGTCACGCGCAGGTGGTGGGGGCTGAAGGGCACGGGCTCCGCTGACACGCCTCTCGCGGCGAGAAGCCCGGCCACGTGCTCCCGCGTGCCCCGGCCGGGGGGGACCATCAGGTCCACCGGGGGCGGGGAGTCGAGCGCGGCGCGGAACGCGGCGGGGTCGTCGACGATCGCGTCGTATCGGGTCAGCCACCCGAGCGCTTCGGCCACGCGCGCCGCCCGGTCCGCCCGCCGGTCCGGGCTCACGTTGCGGCGTTTCTCACGCA comes from the Acidobacteriota bacterium genome and includes:
- a CDS encoding RsmB/NOP family class I SAM-dependent RNA methyltransferase; this translates as MREKRRNVSPDRRADRAARVAEALGWLTRYDAIVDDPAAFRAALDSPPPVDLMVPPGRGTREHVAGLLAARGVSAEPVPFSPHHLRVTTEAGAGSLPEVQYGFAFPQGAVSSLPPLALAPSPGEDVLDVCAAPGGKTALLAALAGDRARLIAADKSPGRVGLLVQVLARHAVTCAAAVRQDGATFPAAGGFDAILLDAPCTGEGTFRVPSPRYAPTGEEGLARAAALQRRLAARAAELLRPGGRLVYSTCSYAPEENEAVLSDLLARRPDLDLRPLPRSFPGQPGLLAWRGRRFDDRLVRARRLWPHHTGSWGFFVALLVRDENAAPPAAPRPGEGPALFEDGAARADLERALARFGAPPEVLAGHTVLARGRDVWVLGGGPAAARAASLFRLDLVAPGLRVLRRPRAGHRLTTAALRWLDSGITDRAVELSWEDAVALLAAGSRDAPPGLPGGHVAIRTAGRVVAGGFVSGGRLELQLPRAWR